The DNA window CTGGTGCCCCCAATGAGCCGAGTCTCCGGTGCCTATATACTCCTCACAGGAATAGCCGGCGATCTTCCTAAACTTGCCAGTTGGCTTGAAATTACCGACGCATCTAGGATTTACCGTGTCACCAACTTCCGGGGGGTAGGGCGTTTCGACGTAGTAGACCTTGCGTCTGTAATCGATGTTAGTTCGTACGCGCTGGTCGAGATCGTAAACGATTGCACCCATAGCATGCGAAATGTGCTGCGGCTGATCCCCCCACGCCAACCATTCCTTATGCCCCTGAATGATCTCGATCAGGTACACGTGATTGTGTGGGCACGGGTGTTCCTCCCATATGATCACACCGGCAAAGGCCGATTGCGCGTGCAGCAGAATAACCACGGACAAAGCGAGCAGGGCGAGAACGGCGCCGTGGCGGAGCTTCATTGACATAATATTTCTGGTACGCCTTCAGGCCCGAGCTGCGCAGAGGTTACCGCTTAATCTCGTACGACGGGCCGACATACGCGTTGACCGCGTACATCCCGCCGCCGAACTGG is part of the Candidatus Binataceae bacterium genome and encodes:
- a CDS encoding DUF4412 domain-containing protein, translated to MSMKLRHGAVLALLALSVVILLHAQSAFAGVIIWEEHPCPHNHVYLIEIIQGHKEWLAWGDQPQHISHAMGAIVYDLDQRVRTNIDYRRKVYYVETPYPPEVGDTVNPRCVGNFKPTGKFRKIAGYSCEEYIGTGDSAHWGHQTDVHCVSKDAPGLREYTEFMNLLNRLYEAAGFVDGSYGENFPGFGYPLGIDGIILASGRDGSSVFVVTKIESRRVPESQFEVPAGFLRKKVGSSPAPIP